Within the Acidipropionibacterium acidipropionici genome, the region CCTGGACATGGATGCCTTCTTCGCGTCGGTGGAGCAGCGCGACAAGCCCTCGTTGAAGGGTCGGGCCGTCATCGTGGGCGGCACCGGCGGGCGCGGGGTGGTCTCCACGGCGTCCTACGAGGCCAGGGTCTTCGGGGTCCACTCGGCCATGTCCAGCGCCCAGGCCCGCCACCTGGCGCCCAACGCGGCCTTCCTGTCCGGGCGTTTCGAGGCCTACCGCCAGTCCAGCCGGGTGGTGATGGCGACCCTGCGCGGGCTGTCCCCGCTGGTGGAGCCGCTGAGCCTCGACGAGGCCTTCGTCGATCTGGAGCAGGCCGATGTGGATGTCGCCGACGAGCGGGCCGTTCACGATCTGGCGGTGCGGCTGCGCGCCGAGATCGCCCGGTGCACTGAGGGGCTGAGCTGCTCAGTGGGGGCCGGATCGAGCAAATTCATGGCGAAGGTGGCCTCCGAGCTCGCCAAACCCGCTCGCGGCCACCTCGACCAGGTGGCGGTGATCGCACCGGGCACCGAGGAGGCGGTCATCGGGCCCCTCCCGGCCCGGGCCATCCCCGGTGTGGGGCCGGTGGCCGCCGCCAAACTCGACAAGCTCGGGATGCGCACCGTGGCCGATGTGCGGGCCGCGAGCCCCGACGAGCTCATCCGGGAACTGGGCCAGGCCTGGGGAAGCAGCCTGGTGGACCTGTCGAGGGCCCGCGACGACCGTCCGGTGCAGGCCTCCCGGCAGGCGAAGTCCATCTCGGTGGAGGACACCTTCGAGCACGACCTCACCGACCGGGACGAGTGCGCGCGGATCGTCGAGCGCGACGCCGCCCTGGTGTGCGCCAGACTCCAGCGCTCCGGCCAGTTCGCCCGCACCGTGACCCTCAAGGCGAAGATGGCCGACTTCACCACCTGGACCCGGTCGGCGACCCTGGAGGGGGCCACCGATGCGGTGGAGACCGTGCGGCGCACCGCCCGTCATCTGCTCGAGGGCCTCGATCTGCGCGAGGGGGTGCGGCTGCTCGGGGTGGGGGTGTCGAATTTCACGGTGGCGGCCCAGGAGGAGCTCTTCGCCGTCGACGAGGCCGGGGAGCTGATCGAACTGCCCGGGGGCGGGGATGTGGAGGAGGTCGTCGGATCCGTGTCGGGGCCCTTCGGCCGAAGGGGCTCCTTCGACGAGGGGACGGCGCGGCGGTGGCGCCCGGGCGCCGACGTCGAGCACGACGAGTGGGGCCGCGGCTGGGTGTGGGGATCTGGTCACGGGGTGGTGACGGTGCGTTTCGAGTACCGGGGCTCGCAGATCGGACGGGTGCGGTCCTTCAAGACCGACGACCCGGCCCTGCATCCCGCAGCGCCGCTGCCGCTGGCCTGGACACTGGCCCATCCCACCGTGGAGGGCGAGGACGACGAGTCCCAGTAGGGCCGTCGCGAGCTCAGGGGCGTCGGTACTCGGCCAGGACCACCCCGGAGTCGAAGGCGGTGGTGTCGACACGTCGCCAGGCGGCGGGCGCGTATGCACGTGGCCCGAACAGGGGGATCCCGGCACCGAACTGGACGGGATTGATCTTGAGGACGAGACCGTCGATCTCCTCGGCGAGCACCGCGGCGAGGGTTCCTCCGCCGCACAGCCAGATGTCCTTCCCGTCCTCCTCCTTGAGGGCGCGCACGACGGCGACCGGGTCGGAGCCGGTGAAGGTCACGTCCTCGCTGCCCGGCGGCCCCTCATGGGTCCGGGTGAAGACGATCTGCCGCAGGTGCTGGTAGGGGCTGGGCCGGTGCTGGTCGGGCATGCCGACGGCATAGGTGTTCCACCCCATGAGCACGGTGTCGAAGGGGCCGCCGTCGAGGGGCAGGCCGACCGCCTCGGCGAGCTGCGTCGGCGCCGTGCCGCGGTAGCGCTCCCAGATCCCTGCCATGTGGTCGCCCTCGGCGAGGAATGCGTCGAACTGCCCGTCAGGTCCGGCGATGTAGCCGTCGAGGCTCACCGCGATGTAGTACGTCAGGCTTCGCATCAGATCTCCAACCGTCGCCGATGTGGCGGTCAGCGTAACCCGGGACGGGCCCACGCGGCCCCGGCACGGTGAATCACCGTGCCGGGGCCGCGTTGATCAGGTGCCGGAGAAGGGATTTGAACCCTCACACCCGAAGGCACAGGAACCTAAATCCTGCGTGTCTGCCAGTTCCACCACTCCGGCGGGGCCCGTGGGCAAGGATCTCAGATACCGAGCTCCCGGCACAGCTTGTCGACGTGGCCGGTGGCCCGCACGTTGTACTGCGCCAGGCTCAGGATCGGTCGGCCGTCGTCCTGGACGTCGACAACGAATGTCGAGCGGATGACCCCCTCGATCTCCTTGCCGTAGACGTTCTTGAGGCCGTAGGCCCCGTAGGCCTTCATGACCCTCCGGTCGATGTCGGACAGCAGGGTCAGCGTCAGCGACTCCTTCTCGACGAACCGGCGAAGCTTCTCCACGGGGTCGGGGGAGATCCCCAGAACGGTGTAGCCGGCATCGGTGAACCGCTGGTGGTGGGAGGTGAAGTCGACCGCCTGGGTGGTGCATCCCGGTGTCATGGCGGCCGGGTAGAAGTACACGATCACCTGCTGCCCGACGAGTCCTGAAAGGGTGATCGTGCCGCCTCCCGCGCTGGGTAGCGTGAAGTCCGGTGCGATCGTTCCTGGGGTGAGGCGCGTGCTCATGACGCCCACGATATAGGCTGTCGGCACGGCGTGGCGCGCGGAGTCCGCGTAGTGAGGACGGTCCGGACGCCGCATGGCCGGGGCACGGCGTCAGACCCGTGCTCGAGGATTCGACGATCGCGTTTCAGGGAGACCACAATGGCTGAAGGCCGACAGCAGAAGACGGCGAAGGACACCCGTTCCGCCGATCAGATCCGGCGTGATATCGCCGCAGCGCGGGCCAGGATGTCGTCGACTATCGAGGGGCTCACCGAGGAGTTCCACCCGGTGGCCGTCAAGAATCGTGCTGTCGGCCAGGCCAAGGACTTCGCCCAGCGGGAGTACACGACGGTCCGCGACCGTCTCACCTCTCAGGTCAAGGACGAGAACGGCTGGCGCACCGACCGGCTGACGCTGATCGGCGGCGGCCTGGTCGCTGCCGTCGGTGCCCTGGTCGTGCTGCGCGCCGTCGTCGGGCGGGCCAGCGGGGCCACCACCCGGCGCAAGCTCGAGAAGGTGCAGCTCGCCGCCGCGAAGCAGGCTGCCAAGGACGCCAAGGTCACCCGCAGGTCGGACAAGAAGCTCGCCAGGTCCAACCGGAAGCACGCCGGGAGGAACGCCGAGCGGGCCATCAAGCTCGACGACGACACCACGGCCGGCGGGGTCGCACAGGCCATGCTCAAGCAGGCCGCGTCGCTGCGCGCCGAGGCCGCCGATGAGCGCAACCACAGCGCCGAGGCCGCGAAGACGAAGAAGTGAGCGACATCCCCGCCGAGTCGCCGATCTCCGGGGACCTGCCGATCCGGATGCTCGGCGACCGGCTCTTGGTGACCCCGGAGAAGGAGGGGGCCGAACGGCACAGCGGCGCGGGCATCGTCATTCCCGCGACCGTCAAGCTCGGCCACCGGCTCGCCTGGGGAACGGTTGTAGCTCTGGGATCGGCGGTCCGCCAGGTGAGCCTGGGGGACCGCGTGCTCTTCGATCCCGAGTCGCGCGCCGAGGTGGAGCTGGAGGGATCGGCCTACATCCTGCTGCGCGAGGAGGACCTGCACGCCGTGGCCACCGGGCGCGCGACCGATTCCGGCGCCGGCGGGCTGTACCTGTAAGTCAGCGCGCGTAGCGGGTCACGAAGGCCCGCAGGAGGGTGTGGACGTCGCCGATCCGGGCGGCGCTGACGGTCTCGATGAGCTCATCCATCGTCGCGGGGTCGAAGTAGCCGTTCTCCCGGTAGATGTGGATGCGCTGGACGATGCCGGCGACGTCCAGCTCGGGATGGAACTGGGTGGCGTACATGTTCTCCCCGACCCGGAACATCTGTACCGGGGCCGCCTCGCCGGTGGCCAGGAGGACAGCGTCGTCGGAGAGGGTGCGCACGGCCTCCTTGTGCCCCACGAAGGCCTGGAAACTCTCGGGAACCCCGGAGGCCCGGATCAGCGGATCCCTCAGGCCCTCGTCGGTGAGTGTCACCGTGATGGCGCTGACCGGTTCCGGATAGGTGCGGTCGACCACCGCTCCCTGGTGGACGCCGAGCGTCCCGACGCCGTAGCAGGCCCCGAAGAAGGGGAAGTCGGCGGGGACGACGCGGTCGAGCAGCTCGTCGAGCTCGGCCTCGGCGCGCCTCTGATCGGCCGGTTTGCGGTCGTCGGGGTCCGAGGTGCTGTAGGGACTGCCGCCCACGATGATCCCCGACAGGTCGTCGAGATCGACCTGCGGCAGCGGCGCCCGGTCGAGCTGGGAGTAGAGCACCCGGTCGGCGGCCAGCCCTGTGAAGCGCAGCATGGCCTCGTACTCGCCGCGGGCGGCCTCGTCCTCGGGTCGGGTGGCGATCAGCAGGAAGGGTTTCACGAGGGCCATTGTGTCGCAGGCCGCATCGGGAGTGTGCGACCGGCGTCCCGGGTGGTCCTCGGGCGGCACCGGACAGCACTGCACCGACAGCACGGCACCGGACAGCACGAGGGCCCCTTCGTGGTGAAGGGGCCCTCGGATCTGTGCGCCGCCAGGGACTCGAACCCTGAACCCTCTGATTAAGAGTCAGATGCTCTGCCAGTTGAGCTAGCAGCGCCAGCAACAGGAAATACTAGCCCCGCCGTCGCCCGGACGCAAAACGGGAGGATTCGGACCGACCGGCCGCAGGCGGCACCGGACAGCACCCCCTGACAGCACGAGGGCCCCTTCGCGATGAAGGGGCCCTCGTATCGGTGCGCCGCCAGGGACTCGAACCCTGAACCCTCTGATTAAGAGTCAGATGCTCTGCCAGTTGAGCTAGCAGCGCCGACGAGGGAACACACTAGCGCCTCCGGCCCACGGTTCAAAATCAGGGCTCAGGGGCGTCCCTCCCGCACCGCGGAGACCGCCTGGTGCGCAGCGCCTCGATCTCGGGCAGATCGAGGGGGTCCAGGGACCGGCCGAGGGCCTGCTCCAGGAGATGGTCGGCCAGCTCGGGGTTGCGGGCCAGGATCGGGCCGTGCGGATAGGCCCCGATCACCCGTCCCTGCACGGCCCCCTCGGTCGTCGAATCGCCGTTCCCCCAGCCCTTCTCGACCGCCGCCAGCGGGGTGGCGTCGGAGCCCAGGGTGGTCCAGCCGCCGTGGTTCTCGAAGCCTGTGATGAGCGAGGTCGCCCCGTCGGGGCGGGTCCATCTCGACAGGGATTCCCCGACGGCCCGCTCGGGGCCCCTGCGGGTCTCGACGTCGAGCACCCCCAGCCCCTCGATCACCTCGTCGCGGGCCCCGATCGTGAAGCTGTGCCCGCAGATCTGGTAGCCGGCGCACACCGCGAAGAGGACCGCCCCGTCGTCCAGGGCGCTGAACAGTGCGCCGTCGGCCCTCAGCTGGTTGACGGCGGTGATCTGGGCGGTGTCCTCGCCCCCGCCGAGCAGGTAGACGGCCCCGTCGGCGGGCACCGGGTCTCCCGGGTCGACGCTGATCAGCTCGGCGTCGATGCCGCGCCACTTCAGCCGCTTGGTGAGCACCACGGCATTGCCGTGGTCCCCGTAGATCCCCAGCAGCGACTGGTACAGCAGGACGATCTTCACCGGTGCGGCGCTCATGCCAGGCCTCCAAGTCGGCGCAGTTTCTGGAACGGGGTGTAGGTGGACAGCACGTCGATGGGATGGTCCTCGTCCCAGTGTCCGGCCAGCAGGGGGGAGGAGAGGGCTTCGGACAGGTCCTCGAGGACGACGTGCTCCACCTCGGCGTACTGGAGGCGGACGGCCAGGTCGAGGGCTCTGGGGCCGGTGCAGATGACGGTGCGTCCGGCCAGCTGCTCGTAATCGACGTCCCACAGCCAGGAGACGTCCTTGCCGTCGGCGGCGACGGCGTCGATGGCCAGCACCAGGGGGTCGGAGACGGTCAGCGGCAGCGACTCCGTCCAGCCCGCCGGGTTCTTCGACAGCAGCAGCCGGACCTTCGTCCCGGAGATGGTGGTGGTGGCGTAGCGCCCGGCCGGGGAGGTGACGGTCGCCATCCCGGCCAGGGCGTCGTCGGGGTCGATGCCCATCTCGATGGCTGCGGCGAGCGCGCAGGTGGCGTTGGTGAGGTTGAAGTCGCCGGGCACCTGAAGGTCGAGAAGATGACGGTCCCCGCGCCGGGAGACCGCGTATCCGTCGTCGACCCACCAGTCGGCCTCCGGCTGGCGCAGCGGGCAGTCGGGGCAGTGCCAGTCGTCGTCATCGTGGACCAGCACCCCGCCGCAGCTGGGA harbors:
- a CDS encoding GroES family chaperonin is translated as MSDIPAESPISGDLPIRMLGDRLLVTPEKEGAERHSGAGIVIPATVKLGHRLAWGTVVALGSAVRQVSLGDRVLFDPESRAEVELEGSAYILLREEDLHAVATGRATDSGAGGLYL
- a CDS encoding type 1 glutamine amidotransferase — protein: MSAAPVKIVLLYQSLLGIYGDHGNAVVLTKRLKWRGIDAELISVDPGDPVPADGAVYLLGGGEDTAQITAVNQLRADGALFSALDDGAVLFAVCAGYQICGHSFTIGARDEVIEGLGVLDVETRRGPERAVGESLSRWTRPDGATSLITGFENHGGWTTLGSDATPLAAVEKGWGNGDSTTEGAVQGRVIGAYPHGPILARNPELADHLLEQALGRSLDPLDLPEIEALRTRRSPRCGRDAPEP
- a CDS encoding DUF3618 domain-containing protein — encoded protein: MAEGRQQKTAKDTRSADQIRRDIAAARARMSSTIEGLTEEFHPVAVKNRAVGQAKDFAQREYTTVRDRLTSQVKDENGWRTDRLTLIGGGLVAAVGALVVLRAVVGRASGATTRRKLEKVQLAAAKQAAKDAKVTRRSDKKLARSNRKHAGRNAERAIKLDDDTTAGGVAQAMLKQAASLRAEAADERNHSAEAAKTKK
- a CDS encoding dihydrofolate reductase family protein, which encodes MRSLTYYIAVSLDGYIAGPDGQFDAFLAEGDHMAGIWERYRGTAPTQLAEAVGLPLDGGPFDTVLMGWNTYAVGMPDQHRPSPYQHLRQIVFTRTHEGPPGSEDVTFTGSDPVAVVRALKEEDGKDIWLCGGGTLAAVLAEEIDGLVLKINPVQFGAGIPLFGPRAYAPAAWRRVDTTAFDSGVVLAEYRRP
- a CDS encoding glutamine amidotransferase; this encodes MLSGAVLSVQCCPVPPEDHPGRRSHTPDAACDTMALVKPFLLIATRPEDEAARGEYEAMLRFTGLAADRVLYSQLDRAPLPQVDLDDLSGIIVGGSPYSTSDPDDRKPADQRRAEAELDELLDRVVPADFPFFGACYGVGTLGVHQGAVVDRTYPEPVSAITVTLTDEGLRDPLIRASGVPESFQAFVGHKEAVRTLSDDAVLLATGEAAPVQMFRVGENMYATQFHPELDVAGIVQRIHIYRENGYFDPATMDELIETVSAARIGDVHTLLRAFVTRYAR
- a CDS encoding peroxiredoxin, coding for MSTRLTPGTIAPDFTLPSAGGGTITLSGLVGQQVIVYFYPAAMTPGCTTQAVDFTSHHQRFTDAGYTVLGISPDPVEKLRRFVEKESLTLTLLSDIDRRVMKAYGAYGLKNVYGKEIEGVIRSTFVVDVQDDGRPILSLAQYNVRATGHVDKLCRELGI
- a CDS encoding DNA polymerase IV, whose translation is MRTRASVLHLDMDAFFASVEQRDKPSLKGRAVIVGGTGGRGVVSTASYEARVFGVHSAMSSAQARHLAPNAAFLSGRFEAYRQSSRVVMATLRGLSPLVEPLSLDEAFVDLEQADVDVADERAVHDLAVRLRAEIARCTEGLSCSVGAGSSKFMAKVASELAKPARGHLDQVAVIAPGTEEAVIGPLPARAIPGVGPVAAAKLDKLGMRTVADVRAASPDELIRELGQAWGSSLVDLSRARDDRPVQASRQAKSISVEDTFEHDLTDRDECARIVERDAALVCARLQRSGQFARTVTLKAKMADFTTWTRSATLEGATDAVETVRRTARHLLEGLDLREGVRLLGVGVSNFTVAAQEELFAVDEAGELIELPGGGDVEEVVGSVSGPFGRRGSFDEGTARRWRPGADVEHDEWGRGWVWGSGHGVVTVRFEYRGSQIGRVRSFKTDDPALHPAAPLPLAWTLAHPTVEGEDDESQ
- a CDS encoding Mur ligase family protein; the encoded protein is MTRSTRNPRRPRRPRNSARLEAALLAGRAAALASRVTGRGSGASIRGKITTKLDPGAFAELIASRRIAAVTGTNGKTTTTHMLTAAVRAGLGDDGSRVVTNADGANLHHGIVSALGQAPDASVAILETDERVVADAVRLGHPEVLVLLNFSRDQLDRNHELTFLGRDWRSALAAAGQDGPMVIANASDPLIVWVCQQARAVVWVDTNPRWTADSTLCPSCGGVLVHDDDDWHCPDCPLRQPEADWWVDDGYAVSRRGDRHLLDLQVPGDFNLTNATCALAAAIEMGIDPDDALAGMATVTSPAGRYATTTISGTKVRLLLSKNPAGWTESLPLTVSDPLVLAIDAVAADGKDVSWLWDVDYEQLAGRTVICTGPRALDLAVRLQYAEVEHVVLEDLSEALSSPLLAGHWDEDHPIDVLSTYTPFQKLRRLGGLA